Proteins encoded within one genomic window of Dasypus novemcinctus isolate mDasNov1 chromosome 17, mDasNov1.1.hap2, whole genome shotgun sequence:
- the TMEM127 gene encoding transmembrane protein 127, translating to MYAPGGAALPGGRRRRGPGGSALPKQPERSLASALPGALSITALCTALAEPAWLHIHGGTCSRQELGVSDVLGYVHPDLLKDFCMNPQTVLLLRVIAAFCFLGILCSLSAFLLDVFGPKHPALKITRRYAFAHILTVLQCATVIGFSYWASELILAQQQQHKKYHGSQVYVTFAVSFYLVAGAGGASILATAANLLRHYPTEEEEQALELLSEMEESEPYPAEYEVINQFQPPPAYTP from the exons aTGTACGCGCCCGGAGGCGCGGCGCtgcccggcgggcggcggcggcggggcccgGGCGGCAGCGCGCTGCCCAAGCAGCCGGAGCGGAGCCTGGCGTCGGCGCTGCCCGGCGCGCTCTCCATCACCGCGCTGTGCACCGCGCTCGCCGAGCCCGCCTGGCTGCACATCCACGGCGGCACCTGCTCGCGCCAGGAGCTGGGGGTCTCCGACGTGCTGGGCTACGTGCACCCCGACCTGCTGAAAG atTTCTGCATGAACCCCCAGACGGTGCTGCTCCTGCGGGTGATTGCCGCCTTCTGCTTCCTGGGCATCCTGTGCAGCCTGTCCGCCTTCCTCCTGGACGTCTTCGGGCCCAAGCACCCCGCTCTGAAGATCACCCGTCGCTACGCCTTCGCCCACATCCTCACAG TCCTGCAGTGCGCCACCGTCATCGGCTTCTCCTACTGGGCGTCGGAGCTCATCCtcgcccagcagcagcagcacaagAAGTACCACGGCTCGCAGGTCTACGTCACCTTCGCCGTCAGCTTCTACCTGGTGGCGGGCGCCGGGGGCGCCTCCATCCTGGCCACGGCGGCCAACCTGCTGCGCCACTACCCCacggaggaggaggagcaggcgCTGGAGCTGCTCTCCGAGATGGAGGAGAGCGAGCCGTACCCTGCCGAGTACGAGGTCATCAACCAGTTCCAGCCGCCCCCCGCCTACACCCCCTAG
- the CIAO1 gene encoding probable cytosolic iron-sulfur protein assembly protein CIAO1 has product MKSSLVLLSRVPAHPDSRCWFLAWNPAGTLLASCGGDRRVRIWGSEGGSWVCKSVLSEGHQRTVRKVAWSPCGNYLASASFDATTCIWKKNQDDFECVTTLEGHENEVKSVAWAPSGSLLATCSRDKSVWVWEVDEEDEYECVSVLNSHTQDVKHVAWHPSQELLASASYDDTVKLYREEEDDWVCCATLEGHESTVWSLAFDPSGQRLASCSDDRTVRIWRQYLPGNEQGVACSSSDPTWKCVCTLSGFHSRTIYDVAWCQLTGALATACGDDAIRVFEEDPGSDPLQPTFSLTAHLPQAHSQDVNCVAWNPKEPGLLASCSDDGEVAFWKYQRPEVL; this is encoded by the exons ATGAAGAGCTCGCTGGTGCTGCTGAGCCGCGTCCCCGCGCACCCGGACTCCCGCTGCTGGTTCCTGGCCTGGAACCCCGCGGGGACCCTGCTGGCCTCGTGCGGGGGTGACCGGAGAGTCCGCATCTGGGGCAGTGAGG GTGGCAGCTGGGTCTGCAAGTCCGTCCTCTCCGAGGGCCACCAGCGAACCGTGCGGAAGGTGGCCTGGTCTCCCTGTGGCAATTACCTGGCCTCTGCCAGCTTTGACGCCACGACTTGTATTTGGAAGAAGAACCAGGACGACTTTGAG TGTGTGACCACCCTGGAGGGCCATGAAAATGAGGTCAAATCCGTGGCCTGGGCCCCCTCTGGCAGCCTCCTGGCCACCTGCAGCCGCGACAAGAGTGTGTGGGTCTGGGAAG TTGATGAAGAAGATGAGTATGAGTGTGTCAGTGTCCTCAACTCCCACACGCAGGACGTCAAGCATGTGGCCTGGCACCCAAGCCAGGAG CTTTTGGCCTCTGCCAGCTATGACGACACAGTGAAGCTCTACCGGGAAGAGGAAGATGACTGGGTATGCTGTGCCACCCTCGAGGGCCACGAGTCCACTGTGTGGAGCTTGGCGTTTGACCCCAGCGGCCAGCGCCTGGCATCTTGCAGTGATGACCGCACCGTGCGCATCTGGCGCCAGTATCTACCAGGCAACGAGCAAG GGGTGGCATGCAGCAGCTCTGACCCCACCTGGAAATGTGTCTGCACTCTGTCCGGGTTCCACTCCAGGACCATTTACGACGTCGCTTG GTGTCAGCTGACGGGGGCCCTGGCCACGGCCTGTGGCGATGACGCCATCCGAGTGTTTGAGGAGGACCCCGGCTCCGACCCCTTGCAGCCCACCTTCTCTCTGACGGCCCACTTGCCCCAGGCCCATTCCCAGGATGTCAACTGTGTGGCCTGGAACCCCAAGGAGCCAGGCCTCCTGGCCTCCTGCAGTGACGACGGGGAGGTGGCCTTCTGGAAGTACCAGCGGCCTGAGGTCCTCTGA